The DNA window GCTGGCCGTGGCGATGCTGCTCGGGCTGGCCGTCCTGAACCCCGAGGACTACGCGGCGAAGCGCAACATCCTCCGCTACGAGCAGACCGGCAAGATCGACGCGTGGTACCTGCGGGCGCTCTCGGCCGACGCGACGCCCGCGCTGACCCGGCTCCCCGACCCGGTGCGCCGCTGCACGCTGAGCTGGATCGCCGACGACCTGGAGGAGTCCGACCCCTGGTACGCCTGGAACCTGGGCCGGCACCGGGCCCGCCAGGCCCTCGACCGGGTCGGGCCGGGCGCCATCGGCGGCCCGAAGGACTGCCGCCGGGCCGACCAGTTCGACCTGCCCAAGTCCCGCCGGTGAGGCCGGTGGCGGCCCCGCTCAGTCGGGGCCGCCGCCGAAGCCGATCTCGTTGCCGTCCGGGTCACGGAAGATGGCCTTGCGGACCCCGTTGTCGTAGGTCTCGCGCTCGGCCGGCGTCAGGCCACGGTCGGCGATCTGCGCGAGACGGGCGTCGAGGTCGGTGACGAAGACGGTGTGCATGGCGTGCCCGGCGTGCTCGGGACGCACCTCGATGTACACGTAGCGGTGCTCGGCGAGCTCCCACACCGCCTCGGTGTCGTTGGGCAGGAACGACGGCGGGGCGCCGAGGAGTCGCTCGTACCAGGCCGCCGCCGCACGGCGGTCGCGGACGGGGACGCCCGCGAACAGATCTACGGTCATGAGGCCATGTTAGGGATGGGAGGGCGTCTCCTCCGGGACTCAGTCGTGCCAGCGGGCGCGCGCCGGTGGCACCCAGCCGGGGAGCGGGGTCATCGCCTCCAGAACAGGAGGTGGGTGACTCCGCTGGGGCTCGGCACCGACTCGAGGTGGAAGCGGTCGAGAAGCTCGTGGTGGCTCTCCCACAGCCGCTCACCGCGACCGAGGTCGACGGGCGCGACGGCGATGTGCATCTCGTCGACCAGGTCGGCCTCGAGGAATTCGCGGATGGTGGCGACTCCCCCACCGAGGCGTACGTCCCGGCCGTCGGCGGCCTGCTTCGCTCGCTTCAGTGCCTCGGCCGGGCTCGCGTCGAGGAAGTGGAATGTGGTGTCCGCCAGGGTGAACGACGGGCGCTCGTGGTGGGTGAGCACGAAGACCGGCACGTGGAACGGTGGGTTGTCCCCCCACCACCCCTGCCAGTCGTGGTTCTCCCAGGGGCCGCGCTGCGGGCCGAACTTGTTACGGCCCATGATCTCCGCGCCGATGTTGCGGTCGTAGTCGCGGGTCAGGTAGTCGTCCAGGCCACGGGTGCCACCGGGCTCGGTGCGGTACACGAAGCTGGCGGTGGCGGCACGCCAGGCGAACAGGGCGGCGGGGTCCGCGTGACCGAAGGGCCGCTCCAGGCTCTGCCCCTCGCCGGCGCCGAACCCGTCCCGCGACACGGCGAAGCTCTGCACCCTCAACAGCTGCTGTGGCACGAATCCCCCTCCGACGAGCGTCTTGTGGTGGCACCGTACGCCCCACCTGCGACGGGCCGAATGCCCTCACCGGCTCGGGCCTTGCATCCGGTACCTCGGAGCGGTGTCCGGAATGACGAAGGGCGTCCGTCATGTCTGACGAACGCCCTGATCGCGAA is part of the Micromonospora halotolerans genome and encodes:
- a CDS encoding VOC family protein, translated to MTVDLFAGVPVRDRRAAAAWYERLLGAPPSFLPNDTEAVWELAEHRYVYIEVRPEHAGHAMHTVFVTDLDARLAQIADRGLTPAERETYDNGVRKAIFRDPDGNEIGFGGGPD
- a CDS encoding dihydrofolate reductase family protein, whose translation is MPQQLLRVQSFAVSRDGFGAGEGQSLERPFGHADPAALFAWRAATASFVYRTEPGGTRGLDDYLTRDYDRNIGAEIMGRNKFGPQRGPWENHDWQGWWGDNPPFHVPVFVLTHHERPSFTLADTTFHFLDASPAEALKRAKQAADGRDVRLGGGVATIREFLEADLVDEMHIAVAPVDLGRGERLWESHHELLDRFHLESVPSPSGVTHLLFWRR